In Lautropia mirabilis, one DNA window encodes the following:
- a CDS encoding NADH:ubiquinone reductase (Na(+)-transporting) subunit D, producing the protein MADKPTIREVLLDPIIKNNPIGLQILGICSALAVTSNLKTALVMSIALTLVTAFSSMFISMVRTQIPGSIRMIVQMVIIASLVIIVDQLLKAYAFSLSKQLSVFVGLIITNCIVMGRAEAFAMANPPVLSFMDGIGNGLGYSTMLMLLGTIRELLGAGKLFGITILPVVNDGGWYVPNGLLLLPPSAFFLIGMIIWALRTWKKEQCETPAFRLAPHTREEEY; encoded by the coding sequence ATGGCTGACAAACCCACCATCCGCGAGGTTCTCCTCGACCCGATCATCAAGAACAACCCGATCGGGCTGCAGATCCTCGGCATCTGTTCGGCACTGGCCGTCACCTCCAACCTGAAGACCGCGCTGGTGATGTCGATCGCGCTGACGCTCGTCACCGCCTTCTCCAGCATGTTCATCTCGATGGTGCGCACGCAGATTCCGGGCTCGATCCGGATGATCGTGCAGATGGTCATCATCGCGTCGCTGGTCATCATCGTCGACCAGCTGCTCAAGGCCTACGCCTTCTCGCTGTCCAAGCAGCTGTCGGTGTTCGTCGGCCTGATCATCACCAACTGCATCGTGATGGGTCGTGCCGAGGCCTTTGCCATGGCCAACCCGCCCGTGCTCTCCTTCATGGACGGCATCGGCAACGGCCTGGGCTACAGCACCATGCTGATGCTTTTGGGCACCATCCGCGAGCTGCTGGGCGCCGGCAAGCTGTTCGGCATCACCATCCTGCCGGTGGTCAACGACGGCGGCTGGTATGTGCCCAACGGCCTGCTGCTGCTGCCGCCGTCGGCCTTCTTCCTGATCGGCATGATCATCTGGGCCCTGCGTACCTGGAAGAAGGAGCAGTGCGAGACGCCGGCCTTCCGGCTGGCCCCGCACACGCGCGAGGAGGAGTACTGA
- the nqrE gene encoding NADH:ubiquinone reductase (Na(+)-transporting) subunit E: protein MTAHYLSLFFRSVFIENMALAFFLGMCTFIAISKKVQTAIGLGVAVVVVQAITVPANNLLFTWLLKPGALAWAGLPDVDLSFLGLLSYIGVIAAIVQILEMLLDKYVPSLYNALGVFLPLITVNCAIMGGTLFMVERDYTFAESAVYGVGSGLSWGLAIVLLAGIREKLKYSDVPDGLQGLGITFITIGLMALAFMSFSGVQL from the coding sequence ATGACCGCGCACTATCTGAGTCTTTTCTTCCGCTCCGTGTTCATCGAGAACATGGCGCTGGCCTTCTTCCTGGGGATGTGCACCTTCATCGCCATCTCGAAGAAGGTGCAGACGGCCATCGGCCTCGGCGTGGCGGTGGTGGTGGTGCAGGCCATCACGGTGCCGGCCAACAACCTGCTGTTCACCTGGCTGCTCAAGCCCGGTGCACTGGCCTGGGCCGGGCTGCCCGACGTGGATCTGAGCTTCCTGGGGCTGCTGTCGTACATCGGCGTGATCGCCGCCATCGTGCAGATCCTGGAGATGCTGCTGGACAAGTACGTGCCCAGCCTCTACAACGCACTGGGCGTGTTCCTGCCGCTGATCACCGTCAACTGCGCCATCATGGGCGGCACGCTGTTCATGGTCGAGCGTGACTACACCTTCGCCGAGAGCGCCGTCTACGGTGTGGGCTCGGGCCTGTCGTGGGGTCTGGCCATCGTGCTGCTGGCCGGCATCCGCGAGAAGCTCAAGTACAGCGACGTGCCCGACGGCCTGCAGGGCCTGGGCATCACCTTCATCACCATCGGCCTGATGGCGCTGGCCTTCATGTCGTTCTCGGGGGTCCAGCTGTGA